A stretch of Hoplias malabaricus isolate fHopMal1 chromosome 10, fHopMal1.hap1, whole genome shotgun sequence DNA encodes these proteins:
- the polr3c gene encoding DNA-directed RNA polymerase III subunit RPC3, translating into MTAQEVRLCGLLLQEHFGEVVERIGTELLRSGSLSLRALVHQTKLPLDLVKKSLCVLVQHDVCSFGPGRKGPGGPVEYTANSEKILFMLRYPRYIYTAKSLYGDTGELLIEEMLQRGQMTMSSTIKTVADRLTHSMEDGQSMEYSDVITSFTRLVETHFLQRCPQVDISGKNVQPETHSDCYTIPQIHLTGRGKRRRSGEDADADGRVAKKAKLDKTEARTSTVYGDESIYWKVNFERFHLHFRHQAIISAVASKLDQTSSEIVRTMLRLSEVTTPAAAAYTQALSANEIFRALPTSYNIGRPILDQYLTLLVDDPMEFVSKTGDSGGGMYVVNLHRALANLARATLESVVQERFGSRSARIFRLLLRKRHLEQKQVEDFAMIPAKEAKEMLYTLLSENLVQLQEIPKTPDHAPSRTFYLYTVNQLATARLLLQNCYKAVGNLIQRRLFETKENKRHLEKSQRIEAILASMQSSGADAAQLTEVEEMITAPERQQLEALRHHINKLDSSENQVDETIFLLESYINSTSSAH; encoded by the exons ATGACAGCCCAGGAAGTGCGCCTGTGTGGGCTGCTGCTGCAGGAGCACTTCGGGGAGGTGGTGGAACGAATTGGGACAGAGCTCTTGAGGAGTGGATCTTTAAGCCTGCGAGCTTTAGTTCATCAAACCAAACTCCCACTTGATCTG GTGAAGAagtccctgtgtgtgttggttcaACATGATGTGTGTTCATTTGGCCCTGGCCGGAAAGGTCCAGGGGGTCCGGTtgaatacacagcaaattctgaGAAAATTCTGTTCATGCTGCGCTATCCGCGCTACATTTACACAGCAAAGAGTCTGTACGGAGACACTGGAGAACTGCTGATCGAAGAGATGCTGCAGAGGGGGCAGATGACCATGAGTAGCACGATCAAAACTGTGGCAGATCGACTGACCCACAGCATGGAGG ACGGTCAGAGCATGGAGTACAGTGACGTCATCACATCCTTCACTCGATTGGTTGAGACCCATTTCTTGCAGCGCTGCCCCCAAGTGGATATTTCAGGGAAAAACGTTCAGCCCGAGACTCATTCAGATTGTTACACCATACCACAAATACACCTCACag GTCGAGGTAAACGCAGGCGATCAGGTGAAGATGCTGATGCAGATGGAAGAGTAGCAAAAAAAGCCAAACTTGACAAAACAGAGGCCAGAACTtcaact gtCTATGGTGATGAAAGTATTTATTGGAAGGTAAATTTTGAGCGTTTTCACCTTCATTTTAGACACCAAGCGATCATCAGTGCCGTGGCCTCTAAACTGGACCAG ACGAGTAGCGAAATAGTGAGGACGATGCTGCGGCTCAGTGAAGTGACCACTCCGGCTGCTGCTGCTTACACACAAGCCCTCTCAGCCAATGAG atCTTTCGAGCTCTTCCCACCAGCTATAATATCGGCAGGCCAATTCTGGACCAGTATCTCACTCTCCTTGTGGACGATCCG ATGGAGTTTGTGAGTAAGACCGGGGACAGCGGAGGTGGAATGTATGTTGTCA ATTTGCATCGAGCTCTAGCTAATCTGGCCAGAGCTACACTGGAGTCTGTGGTCCAAGAGAG ATTTGGCTCTCGGTCGGCTCGTATTTTTCGGCTGTTGTTACGGAAACGGCACCTTGAGCAGAAGCAGGTGGAAGACTTTGCCATGATTCCAGCAAAGGAGGCTAAAGAAATGCTCTACACACTGCTCTCAGAAAACCTCGTCCAGCTACAA GAAATCCCCAAGACCCCTGATCATGCCCCCTCCAGAACCTTTTACCTCTACACTGTAAACCAGCTGGCCACTGCAAGACTACTGCTACAGAACTGCTACAAG GCAGTGGGAAACCTGATACAGAGGAGATTGTTCGAGACTAAAGAAAACAA ACGTCACTTGGAGAAGTCTCAGCGTATTGAAGCCATCCTGGCATCTATGCAGTCGAGCGGAGCTGATGCTGCTCAGCTGACAGAGGTGGAGGAGATGATCACGGCTCCAGAGAGACAGCAGCTGGAGGCTCTCCGCCACCACATCAACAA GTTGGACTCAAGTGAAAATCAAGTGGATGAGACAATATTCCTGTTAGAGTCTTACATCAATTCAACGTCTTCTGCACACTGA